The following coding sequences lie in one Euhalothece natronophila Z-M001 genomic window:
- a CDS encoding DUF2839 domain-containing protein, with translation MGESKRRKENLGDKYGQDKKIFPWLGITKKDADRFVRWTTRGAWIGIAFLALFWATIRVIGPAFGWWELN, from the coding sequence ATGGGTGAATCAAAACGACGCAAAGAAAATTTAGGGGATAAATACGGTCAGGATAAAAAGATCTTTCCTTGGTTAGGGATAACTAAAAAAGATGCAGATCGCTTTGTTCGCTGGACTACTCGTGGTGCTTGGATTGGCATCGCCTTCTTGGCTCTATTTTGGGCAACGATACGGGTAATTGGTCCTGCATTTGGCTGGTGGGAATTAAATTAA